A genomic window from Silene latifolia isolate original U9 population chromosome 11, ASM4854445v1, whole genome shotgun sequence includes:
- the LOC141610587 gene encoding trypsin inhibitor 1B-like codes for MSSFIIFTASITLVLISILPLSTAYIYPWAPVDIDGDFIINEAEYYIIPINTTSGLTYTQKREVCPLYITPEKTENSPGTPVKISIPVISIVIALDIPIVLNFKGPTPCNESLIWRQTLDPLSRKLYFTTGGVSTLPIPQPFFITKTDKSLKRMYELKFSPTPWAEEIFNVGIHEDGLLGITEYPTTVYFKKAFDVLGVSTS; via the coding sequence ATGTCTTCCTTCATTATTTTCACAGCATCAATCACTCTAGTCCTAATTTCAATCCTCCCACTCTCCACTGCTTATATATATCCATGGGCGCCTGTCGATATCGACGGTGACTTTATAATTAATGAGGCGGAGTACTACATTATCCCGATTAACACTACAAGTGGTCTTACCTACACCCAAAAACGCGAGGTATGTCCACTCTACATTACCCCAGAAAAAACCGAAAATTCACCTGGTACCCCAGTTAAGATCTCTATTCCCGTAATTAGCATCGTCATTGCCCTTGACATACCAATTGTCTTAAACTTCAAAGGCCCTACGCCGTGTAACGAATCCCTGATATGGAGACAGACCCTAGACCCATTGTCCCGAAAGTTGTACTTTACCACCGGCGGTGTGTCTACCCTGCCGATCCCTCAGCCTTTCTTCATCACTAAGACGGATAAGTCTCTCAAACGTATGTATGAGTTAAAGTTTTCGCCTACACCTTGGGCAGAAGAGATATTTAATGTTGGAATACATGAGGATGGACTTTTAGGTATCACCGAGTATCCTACTACCGTGTACTTCAAGAAAGCTTTTGATGTTCTTGGGGTATCAACCTCTTAA
- the LOC141612556 gene encoding kunitz-type trypsin inhibitor alpha chain-like: MSSFIFSTSITLVLLSIILPLSTAYLVDIEGDPILNGRLYYIIPTTTKSGLTYTPKDKECPLYITVAKTENSPGTPVIFSSPIQSRKISLDQPLSLSFRGPPPCGSSLIWRESLDPLARKVYITTDGGEIGALPNAPFSIHKTDKSLIPMYELLSTPPGGITSYVGLYEDDGLLGITENPTMVYFKKAFNVLGLSTS; the protein is encoded by the coding sequence ATGTCATCCTTCATCTTCTCAACCTCAATCACACTAGTCCTACTCTCAATAATTCTCCCACTCTCGACTGCTTATCTCGTTGATATCGAGGGTGACCCGATACTTAATGGGAGGCTGTATTACATTATCCCGACAACCACTAAGAGTGGTCTTACCTACACCCCAAAAGACAAGGAATGTCCACTTTACATTACTGTAGCAAAAACTGAAAATTCACCTGGTACCCCTGTTATTTTCTCGAGCCCTATTCAGAGTCGTAAGATTAGCCTAGACCAACCCCTTAGTTTATCCTTTAGAGGCCCTCCTCCTTGTGGGTCATCCCTAATATGGAGGGAGAGTCTAGACCCGTTGGCTCGAAAGGTGTACATTACCACCGATGGTGGTGAGATTGGTGCTTTGCCTAATGCTCCTTTCTCCATCCATAAGACTGACAAGTCTTTGATACCTATGTATGAGTTATTGTCTACGCCTCCAGGCGGGATAACGAGTTATGTTGGATTATATGAGGATGACGGACTTTTAGGTATTACGGAGAACCCTACTATGGTGTACTTTAAGAAAGCTTTCAATGTTCTTGGGTTATCTACCTCGTAA